Genomic segment of Aliarcobacter trophiarum LMG 25534:
AAATCTCTTGTTGAAATTGCAACTTCAAAAGCAAATGAAGGAAAGAATATCAGTTTTGAGATGATAGAGGGTTATACAGAGTTATTAGGAAATATTGAGAAACAGACACAAACTATAAATGAGATAGCACTAGCAAGTAAAGAGCAAGAAGCAGGAATTACTCAAATCAATGACGCAGTAACTGGACTTGATCAACAAACTCAACAAAATGCTGAAATAGCAGCAAATACAAAAGAGATAGCTTCAAAAGCTTATGAAATCTCTTTAAAAGTTGTTGAGGATGCAAACTTAAATGAGTTTATAGGAAAAGATGAGATAAAACAAAAACATAAAAGCTCAGCTACTCCTATAAAAAAAGAGGATACTACAAAAATTATAAAATCTGAAATAAAAAAAGAGATAGATAAAACTGTAAAACAAAAAGAGATAAAATCATCTTCAAATGATGATGAGTGGGAGAGTTTCTAAAATTTAGATGGTAATTTCCCATCTAAATTTGATAAAGATTATGTCAAACACTATTTTATATGAGATAAATTTAGAAAACATTCAAGATAGTACAACTTTAAACTATATTTATAACAACAAAACAGATAACTATTATCTTAGCTCAGATTTTACAAAAGAGTTCTATATTACTCAAGCAAAAGCTGGTTTTATATCAACTTCAATCTATATTAAAGATAGTTTCTATCTTCTTCCTGAGATTCAATTTGAGTATGCAGTATTAGATTTTAAAAATCTTCATATTAGTAAAAAAGTGGAGAAACTTTTAAATGAAAATAGTTTTAGATTTGTTGTAAATAGTGATATAAATCTAGTTTTAGAAAAAATCAACTCTTACCATAAAGATAGTTGGCTTTGTGATAGATATAGAGATTTGATTTTAGATTTATATAAAAATCCAGATGATGATTTTGAAATTTATTCGGTTTTATTATATTATCAAGATGAGATTATAGCTGGCGAAATAGGGTACAAAATTAAAACAACATATACCTCACTTAGTGGTTTTTCAAGTAAAGATAGAAAATTTAATAACTGGGGAAAACTTCAACTTGTTTTATTGGCAAAATATTTAGAAGAAAATGGGTTTAGTTTTTGGAATTTAGGACACCCTTATATGCAATATAAGTTTGATTTGGGTGCAAAACTGTATAAAAGAGAAGCTTTTTTAAGAAAATGGTTAAAGAAGATTAGTAGTTAATAGATACATAAAAACTAAATTCACACTCATCATTTAAATCAATAAAATCAAGGCTTTCATAAATTGCAAATGATGGTTTGGTTGTTGTTTCATATTCACTTTTTGGTAACCACTCATGATAAACCCACTGAATAAAAGGTAGAAGATCTTCACTTTTAGCTTTTAAATCAAATTTAGCGTAAACCCCCTCAGCAATTTTAAACTTTGGAACTCTATCACTTCTTATGTTTTTATCATCATCTACAATTATACAGGCTATATATTGACACTCATCAAGTGGAGTGATAGTTGGATTATCATGAAAAAGAGCTGCTCTTTTATATGATTTTATACTGTTTGTTAAAACCCAAGTTTGAAGTTTTTGCCAAGTATCTTCAATATTTTTGTTATAACCTCTATTTCTTATATAGTAGCTCTCTATAGATTTTTGTTTTACTATTGTAGGAATTATATTTTCAAAATTTGCTTTTGACTTCATAGCAATTTTTGATTGTTTTATAATCTCATTTGAGTACTCTTTATATCCACCTTGTTTCCACTCTTTTGGACTCATTCCAAATCGCTCTTTAAAAATTTTTATAAAAGAGGATTGAGAAGAGTATCCACAAGAGTTTACAATACTTGAAATAGTTGAGTATCTATTTGTAAGAAGTAAATTTGAAGCTTTTTGAAGCCTTATAGATTTAATACTCTCATATATATTTCTTCCAAAAATTTCTTTAAAAATACGGTGCATATGAAATTTACTAACACCTAAATCAATACTTAGCTCTTCTATATCAATGTTTGTCTCAATATGAGTATAGATATAATACATAATATCATTTGCTATTTT
This window contains:
- a CDS encoding GNAT family N-acetyltransferase, with product MSNTILYEINLENIQDSTTLNYIYNNKTDNYYLSSDFTKEFYITQAKAGFISTSIYIKDSFYLLPEIQFEYAVLDFKNLHISKKVEKLLNENSFRFVVNSDINLVLEKINSYHKDSWLCDRYRDLILDLYKNPDDDFEIYSVLLYYQDEIIAGEIGYKIKTTYTSLSGFSSKDRKFNNWGKLQLVLLAKYLEENGFSFWNLGHPYMQYKFDLGAKLYKREAFLRKWLKKISS
- a CDS encoding AraC family transcriptional regulator, coding for MKKETLEKRTKIANDIMYYIYTHIETNIDIEELSIDLGVSKFHMHRIFKEIFGRNIYESIKSIRLQKASNLLLTNRYSTISSIVNSCGYSSQSSFIKIFKERFGMSPKEWKQGGYKEYSNEIIKQSKIAMKSKANFENIIPTIVKQKSIESYYIRNRGYNKNIEDTWQKLQTWVLTNSIKSYKRAALFHDNPTITPLDECQYIACIIVDDDKNIRSDRVPKFKIAEGVYAKFDLKAKSEDLLPFIQWVYHEWLPKSEYETTTKPSFAIYESLDFIDLNDECEFSFYVSINY